From one Sus scrofa isolate TJ Tabasco breed Duroc chromosome 9, Sscrofa11.1, whole genome shotgun sequence genomic stretch:
- the NAPEPLD gene encoding N-acyl-phosphatidylethanolamine-hydrolyzing phospholipase D isoform X2, with protein sequence MDENESNQSLMTSSQYSKESVRKRQDSRNSGGSDSSRFSRKSFKLDYRLEEDVTKSKKGKDGRFVNPWPTWKNLSIPSVLRWLIMEKDHSSVPCSKEELDKELPVLRPYFIRDPEDAGVREAALRVTWLGHATVMVEMDELIFLTDPVFSARASPSQHMGPKRFRRPPCSIGELPRIDAVLISHNHYDHLDYNSVIALNERFGNELRWFVPLGLLDWMQKCGCENVIELDWWEENCVPGHDKVTFVFTPSQHWCKRTLMDDNKVLWGSWSVLGPWNRFFFAGDTGYCSAFEEIGKRFGPFDLAAIPIGAYEPRWFMKYQHVDPEEAVRIHIDVQTKRSVAIHWGTFALANEHYLEPPVKLSEALERYGLKTEDFFVLKHGESRYLNTDDENFE encoded by the exons ATGGATGAAAATGAAAGTAACCAGTCCCTGATGACAAGTAGCCAGTATTCTAAAGAATCTGTAAGAAAGCGCCAAGATTCACGGAATTCAGGAGGAAGTgattcttctaggttttccaggAAAAGTTTCAAGCTGGATTACAGACTCGAAGAAGATGTAACTAaatcaaagaaaggcaaagaTGGGAGATTTGTTAACCCTTGGCCAACGTGGAAAAATCTCTCTATTCCAAGTGTTCTCAGATGGCTAATAATGGAAAAAGATCACAGCAGTGTTCCATGTTCCAAAGAG GAGCTTGATAAAGAACTCCCAGTGCTTAGGCCATATTTTATCCGTGACCCTGAAGACGCTGGTGTGAGGGAGGCTGCCTTAAGAGTCACGTGGCTGGGACACGCGACGGTGATGGTGGAAATGGACGAGCTCATCTTCCTCACGGATCCCGTCTTTAGCGCTCGGGCCTCCCCGTCACAGCACATGGGTCCCAAGAGGTTTCGCCGTCCCCCTTGCTCCATTGGAGAACTGCCCCGGATAGATGCGGTTCTTATCAGCCACAACCACTACGACCACCTGGACTACAATTCTGTCATCGCTCTCAATGAGCGGTTCGGCAACGAGCTGAGGTGGTTTGTGCCCTTGGGGCTCCTGGACTGGATGCAGAAGTGTGGCTGTGAGAATGTCATTGAGCTGGACTGGTGGGAGGAGAATTGTGTCCCCGGGCACGATAAGGTCACCTTCGTGTTTACACCCTCCCAGCACTGGTGTAAGAGGACCCTGATGGATGACAACAAGGTTCTCTGGGGCAGCTGGTCTGTCTTGGGACCTTGGAACCGATTTTTTTTCGCAGGGGACACTGGTTACTGCTCTGCATTTGAAGAGATAGGAAAAAGATTTGGACCTTTTGACCTTGCAGCTATTCCCATTGGAGCATATGAACCAAG GTGGTTCATGAAATACCAGCATGTAGACCCAGAAGAAGCTGTAAGGATTCACATTGATGTTCAAACAAAGAGATCAGTGGCGATTCACTGGGGAACTTTTGCCTTAGCAAATGAG CATTACTTAGAGCCTCCAGTGAAACTGAGTGAGGCTCTAGAGAGATATGGACTTAAGACTGAAGATTTTTTTGTCTTGAAGCATGGAGAGTCAAGATACCTTAATACTGATGATGAGAATTTTGAGTAA
- the NAPEPLD gene encoding N-acyl-phosphatidylethanolamine-hydrolyzing phospholipase D isoform X1 — translation MAQDDSRQRDAGRIKNAFLSFEETGSANSSPKDMDENESNQSLMTSSQYSKESVRKRQDSRNSGGSDSSRFSRKSFKLDYRLEEDVTKSKKGKDGRFVNPWPTWKNLSIPSVLRWLIMEKDHSSVPCSKEELDKELPVLRPYFIRDPEDAGVREAALRVTWLGHATVMVEMDELIFLTDPVFSARASPSQHMGPKRFRRPPCSIGELPRIDAVLISHNHYDHLDYNSVIALNERFGNELRWFVPLGLLDWMQKCGCENVIELDWWEENCVPGHDKVTFVFTPSQHWCKRTLMDDNKVLWGSWSVLGPWNRFFFAGDTGYCSAFEEIGKRFGPFDLAAIPIGAYEPRWFMKYQHVDPEEAVRIHIDVQTKRSVAIHWGTFALANEHYLEPPVKLSEALERYGLKTEDFFVLKHGESRYLNTDDENFE, via the exons ctcttcaCCAAAGGACATGGATGAAAATGAAAGTAACCAGTCCCTGATGACAAGTAGCCAGTATTCTAAAGAATCTGTAAGAAAGCGCCAAGATTCACGGAATTCAGGAGGAAGTgattcttctaggttttccaggAAAAGTTTCAAGCTGGATTACAGACTCGAAGAAGATGTAACTAaatcaaagaaaggcaaagaTGGGAGATTTGTTAACCCTTGGCCAACGTGGAAAAATCTCTCTATTCCAAGTGTTCTCAGATGGCTAATAATGGAAAAAGATCACAGCAGTGTTCCATGTTCCAAAGAG GAGCTTGATAAAGAACTCCCAGTGCTTAGGCCATATTTTATCCGTGACCCTGAAGACGCTGGTGTGAGGGAGGCTGCCTTAAGAGTCACGTGGCTGGGACACGCGACGGTGATGGTGGAAATGGACGAGCTCATCTTCCTCACGGATCCCGTCTTTAGCGCTCGGGCCTCCCCGTCACAGCACATGGGTCCCAAGAGGTTTCGCCGTCCCCCTTGCTCCATTGGAGAACTGCCCCGGATAGATGCGGTTCTTATCAGCCACAACCACTACGACCACCTGGACTACAATTCTGTCATCGCTCTCAATGAGCGGTTCGGCAACGAGCTGAGGTGGTTTGTGCCCTTGGGGCTCCTGGACTGGATGCAGAAGTGTGGCTGTGAGAATGTCATTGAGCTGGACTGGTGGGAGGAGAATTGTGTCCCCGGGCACGATAAGGTCACCTTCGTGTTTACACCCTCCCAGCACTGGTGTAAGAGGACCCTGATGGATGACAACAAGGTTCTCTGGGGCAGCTGGTCTGTCTTGGGACCTTGGAACCGATTTTTTTTCGCAGGGGACACTGGTTACTGCTCTGCATTTGAAGAGATAGGAAAAAGATTTGGACCTTTTGACCTTGCAGCTATTCCCATTGGAGCATATGAACCAAG GTGGTTCATGAAATACCAGCATGTAGACCCAGAAGAAGCTGTAAGGATTCACATTGATGTTCAAACAAAGAGATCAGTGGCGATTCACTGGGGAACTTTTGCCTTAGCAAATGAG CATTACTTAGAGCCTCCAGTGAAACTGAGTGAGGCTCTAGAGAGATATGGACTTAAGACTGAAGATTTTTTTGTCTTGAAGCATGGAGAGTCAAGATACCTTAATACTGATGATGAGAATTTTGAGTAA